In the genome of Streptomyces sp. NBC_00190, one region contains:
- a CDS encoding DUF262 domain-containing protein has translation MNTDNTVKGPAGNDETEVLDPELDEDEVVLGPPSAEESLRYFGVDFDVEGLVRRFERKELIVPRFDPEEPENQGTGYSGFQRGFVWGKRQMDRFIESILLGYPVPGIFLVELKSRQYLVLDGQQRLTTLRDFFKGEVVTEKGAREFILEYAAPPFKGKTYETLEPADQRVLNNALIQATVTLPIGDSGKLAIYTLFERINSGGTQLKDQQIRVAIFPGRATQLVRSMNLDANWRKLFGPKHRDLRDQELILRYLALKRVAVAMEQEDDSAATTFKPPMASFMSAYLGDNEEMSETDREREVGEFQSACALLVEAAGDLALRRNNVINAARADSILTGLTLAIRKDPSIGAARVRSALAMLEGDASYLESTQKSTSHRASVKNRLSAALKAFTGS, from the coding sequence GTGAACACCGACAATACGGTCAAGGGCCCGGCAGGGAACGACGAGACAGAGGTGTTGGACCCGGAACTTGACGAAGACGAAGTAGTACTGGGCCCGCCGTCCGCTGAGGAGTCACTCCGGTACTTTGGGGTCGACTTTGATGTGGAAGGGCTCGTTCGGCGCTTCGAGAGAAAAGAACTAATCGTACCTCGATTTGATCCTGAGGAGCCGGAGAATCAAGGCACCGGATACTCTGGATTTCAGCGGGGTTTCGTCTGGGGGAAGCGCCAGATGGATCGTTTTATTGAGTCCATCTTGCTCGGCTATCCGGTTCCTGGGATATTTCTTGTCGAGTTGAAGAGTCGTCAGTATCTTGTCCTGGATGGACAGCAGCGACTCACGACACTTCGAGATTTCTTCAAGGGTGAGGTTGTCACGGAAAAGGGTGCGCGTGAATTCATTCTTGAATATGCTGCGCCGCCGTTCAAGGGGAAAACCTACGAGACTCTAGAGCCTGCGGATCAGCGCGTGCTGAATAATGCCCTGATCCAGGCTACCGTTACGTTGCCGATCGGCGATTCGGGGAAGCTGGCAATCTACACGCTATTTGAGCGCATTAATAGTGGCGGAACCCAGCTCAAGGACCAGCAGATTCGCGTAGCCATCTTTCCAGGGCGAGCGACTCAGCTGGTGCGGTCCATGAATCTCGACGCTAATTGGAGGAAGCTTTTTGGTCCCAAGCATCGAGACCTGCGAGATCAGGAACTGATTCTCCGGTACTTGGCTCTAAAGCGAGTAGCTGTTGCAATGGAGCAGGAAGATGACTCGGCCGCCACTACCTTCAAGCCGCCGATGGCAAGCTTCATGTCTGCGTACCTTGGCGACAATGAAGAGATGTCGGAAACGGATCGCGAGCGGGAGGTGGGCGAATTTCAGTCGGCTTGCGCCCTGCTTGTTGAGGCGGCAGGGGATCTCGCGCTACGGCGTAACAATGTGATCAACGCAGCGCGGGCTGATTCCATCCTTACGGGCCTGACTCTCGCCATCCGAAAGGATCCTTCGATTGGCGCGGCCCGCGTTCGCTCCGCTTTGGCCATGCTGGAAGGTGATGCGTCCTATCTTGAGAGCACCCAGAAGAGCACTTCGCACCGAGCTAGCGTGAAGAATAGGCTAAGCGCAGCACTCAAGGCATTTACGGGGTCGTAA
- a CDS encoding HD domain-containing protein: protein MRLAKWAHDLAESLLAESLPKRWAHSQRVYSQALTLAPALGEDAELLAAAAIAHDVGYARAAVDTGQHMIDGARYLRDVVGADPRLCSVVAFHTSSPWEASELGLSEALAEFGPAEPDLVDAITYCDLTSSPVGALVDPADRLTEVLDRYGPDHVVFRAVSAARPELLSRVARVRQRSFETERSKLS from the coding sequence ATGCGATTGGCCAAGTGGGCTCACGACCTCGCGGAGTCCTTGCTAGCCGAAAGCCTGCCAAAGCGGTGGGCTCATTCACAGCGCGTCTACTCGCAGGCCCTGACGCTAGCCCCGGCTCTGGGCGAGGATGCGGAGCTGTTGGCGGCGGCGGCCATCGCGCACGACGTCGGGTACGCGCGGGCGGCAGTCGACACTGGGCAACACATGATCGACGGGGCGCGCTACCTGCGTGATGTGGTGGGTGCCGACCCTCGGCTGTGCAGTGTCGTGGCCTTCCACACATCTTCACCGTGGGAGGCCTCCGAGCTGGGACTGAGCGAGGCCCTGGCGGAGTTCGGTCCCGCAGAGCCTGATCTGGTGGACGCGATCACCTACTGCGACCTGACCAGCAGCCCCGTGGGCGCGCTCGTGGATCCAGCGGATCGGTTGACCGAGGTTCTGGACCGGTACGGCCCCGATCACGTCGTGTTCCGGGCCGTGTCCGCGGCTCGACCGGAGCTGCTGTCCCGGGTGGCCCGCGTGCGCCAACGCAGCTTCGAGACAGAGCGGTCCAAGCTCAGCTGA
- a CDS encoding DUF6303 family protein: MFRAQMTNSGDSWCLYVVLLGVEHWPQRVWPSGHGVPTLVERAQALADMGYEIAPAEWWSWGEYGTDPVDPAGHAALYASVQVIRVSLVASR, from the coding sequence ATGTTCCGGGCCCAGATGACGAACAGCGGCGACAGCTGGTGCCTATACGTGGTGCTCCTCGGCGTGGAGCACTGGCCGCAGCGCGTGTGGCCGAGCGGCCACGGCGTGCCCACCCTCGTCGAGCGCGCCCAGGCACTGGCCGACATGGGATACGAGATCGCCCCGGCCGAGTGGTGGTCGTGGGGCGAGTACGGCACAGACCCGGTCGACCCGGCCGGGCACGCAGCGCTCTACGCCTCCGTCCAGGTCATCCGCGTGAGCCTGGTGGCGAGCCGGTGA
- a CDS encoding NUDIX domain-containing protein codes for MSRRTDYFNDPNAPKANSIVPAVTAFIVNDAGDVLLERRSDNGRWGMPGGIQELGENITGTVVREVLEETGILVEVVGLVGIFTDPGHVIAFADGEVRQEFSLCFRARPVSGEIKVSSESLEVRWVPGAEIESLDVSPTTRRRLVEGFRGSPVPRIS; via the coding sequence ATGAGTCGCCGCACTGACTACTTCAACGATCCCAACGCGCCGAAAGCCAACAGCATCGTGCCTGCGGTGACGGCGTTCATCGTCAACGATGCGGGCGATGTGCTGCTGGAACGGCGATCGGACAACGGACGTTGGGGCATGCCGGGGGGTATCCAGGAGCTTGGGGAAAACATCACGGGAACGGTGGTCCGAGAGGTTCTGGAGGAAACCGGGATTCTGGTCGAAGTCGTCGGCCTGGTGGGAATTTTCACCGACCCAGGGCACGTCATCGCGTTCGCGGACGGTGAGGTGCGGCAAGAGTTCTCGCTCTGCTTCCGCGCTCGACCGGTCAGCGGCGAGATCAAGGTAAGTTCGGAATCCCTAGAGGTGCGGTGGGTCCCCGGGGCGGAAATCGAGTCTCTAGACGTATCGCCCACCACGCGTCGGCGGCTCGTCGAAGGCTTCCGTGGCTCACCGGTTCCCCGGATCAGCTGA
- a CDS encoding HEPN domain-containing protein, translating to MKSSLDSTYDRYRESILDVPIAVQQDLHLYMCVRLSGYLEQLLHQAISAYVSDSVGGAAARSFALSWFRNAPNLSPKALEDLIGRFGEIWSGELKDLLDVGNKRDSLGTLIKIRNDTAHGKSYAGRLANVSSYKELVDDLHGWVMARMID from the coding sequence ATGAAGTCCTCTCTGGACTCAACGTACGATCGCTATCGCGAATCGATTCTGGACGTTCCTATTGCGGTACAACAGGACCTTCATCTGTACATGTGTGTGAGGCTCTCCGGTTACCTTGAGCAGCTCCTCCATCAGGCAATCAGTGCATACGTGTCAGATTCTGTCGGAGGGGCGGCGGCGCGGAGTTTCGCACTGTCATGGTTCAGGAATGCGCCGAACCTGAGCCCTAAGGCGTTGGAGGATCTGATCGGGCGCTTTGGTGAGATCTGGAGCGGCGAGCTCAAAGACTTGCTTGACGTGGGGAATAAGCGCGATTCCCTAGGTACTCTCATTAAGATCCGCAATGATACGGCCCATGGGAAGAGCTATGCAGGGCGGCTCGCCAATGTGAGTTCTTATAAGGAACTTGTGGACGATCTGCATGGCTGGGTGATGGCTCGCATGATCGACTAG
- a CDS encoding helix-turn-helix domain-containing protein — translation MANERLRSAMLTQGVTAESLAEHLGVDPKTVERWITKGRAPYRRHRLAISAFLREDEGYLWPDGLPDGQRKDAADAEVLKVYPHRSYVPADLWLQLFGRAEREIGVLVHAGVFLAENPRWAQLLRSKAAGGVRARILLGDPESPEIRRRGEEEEIGEGVAYKVREVMKLYRPLYSVSGIEFRLHRSTLHNSLYRSDDEWLVNTQVYGVSAPLTPVLHLRKVAGAELVSTYQQSFEKVWSEAVPIER, via the coding sequence ATGGCGAACGAGCGGTTAAGGTCCGCGATGCTGACGCAAGGCGTCACGGCGGAATCCCTGGCGGAGCACCTTGGCGTCGACCCCAAGACGGTGGAGCGCTGGATCACCAAGGGGCGAGCGCCGTACCGACGACACCGCCTTGCCATCTCCGCCTTCCTGCGGGAAGACGAGGGGTATCTCTGGCCGGACGGCCTGCCGGACGGGCAGCGTAAGGACGCTGCTGATGCCGAGGTCCTGAAGGTCTATCCGCATCGCTCCTACGTGCCGGCGGACCTATGGCTCCAGCTGTTCGGGCGGGCCGAACGCGAGATTGGCGTACTGGTACACGCGGGTGTCTTCCTCGCCGAGAATCCTCGCTGGGCACAGTTACTCAGGTCGAAAGCGGCTGGCGGTGTTCGGGCCCGCATCCTGCTCGGCGACCCGGAAAGTCCAGAGATCCGGCGCCGAGGCGAGGAGGAGGAAATCGGCGAGGGGGTGGCCTACAAGGTTCGAGAGGTAATGAAACTCTATCGCCCCCTCTATTCGGTTTCGGGGATCGAGTTCCGTCTTCACCGGTCGACTCTGCACAACTCGCTCTACCGGTCGGATGACGAGTGGCTGGTGAACACACAGGTGTACGGGGTGAGTGCACCCCTGACGCCGGTTCTCCACCTGCGCAAGGTCGCGGGTGCTGAGCTGGTCTCCACGTATCAGCAGAGCTTCGAGAAGGTCTGGTCCGAAGCTGTCCCCATCGAAAGGTGA
- a CDS encoding DUF6284 family protein — MKFIGAVQAVVTADEFDREPTAAELDAIECEMPVITAEVELLDAEIVTLDRTPSELDERRIRRARRRVLTERVALANRLVSGSPEVA; from the coding sequence ATGAAGTTCATCGGTGCTGTTCAGGCGGTTGTTACCGCTGACGAGTTCGACCGTGAGCCGACGGCCGCGGAGCTGGACGCGATCGAGTGCGAGATGCCCGTCATCACGGCGGAGGTCGAGTTGCTCGACGCCGAGATCGTGACGCTCGACCGGACGCCGTCGGAGCTGGATGAGCGGCGGATCCGGCGGGCCCGCCGGAGGGTGCTGACGGAGCGGGTCGCGCTGGCAAACCGGCTGGTTTCGGGTTCGCCGGAGGTGGCCTGA
- the traA gene encoding plasmid transfer protein TraA, which translates to MANTANNAAGVPRQPRGNSGQQNNAGTGGGRSRTTNRTRNYNFNIGGQGGSGGGQAQGRGGPQGGQRGFAGRGQGARHGAYSPLADPEFFSNVDIRNYCDNGRAVFLQMSFELANAAEMLNAVLKEIPDPEGRPFGSRARARRVSKRLKKAAEDALGSAKNMAATYAAFQREFDPELAPYQARRPRQGGRRFDFNS; encoded by the coding sequence ATGGCCAACACCGCGAACAACGCCGCCGGGGTGCCGCGCCAGCCGCGTGGCAACAGCGGCCAGCAGAACAACGCCGGCACGGGCGGTGGCCGTAGCCGGACGACGAACCGGACCCGGAACTACAACTTCAACATCGGTGGACAGGGCGGATCGGGTGGCGGGCAGGCGCAGGGCCGTGGCGGTCCGCAGGGCGGGCAGCGCGGCTTCGCCGGGCGGGGCCAGGGCGCCCGGCACGGCGCCTACAGCCCCCTCGCTGACCCGGAGTTCTTCTCCAACGTCGACATCCGCAACTACTGCGACAACGGCCGCGCGGTGTTCCTGCAGATGTCGTTCGAACTGGCCAACGCCGCCGAGATGCTCAACGCCGTCCTGAAGGAAATCCCCGATCCCGAGGGCCGCCCCTTCGGCTCCCGGGCCCGGGCCCGGCGGGTCTCCAAGCGGCTGAAGAAGGCCGCCGAGGACGCGCTCGGCTCCGCGAAGAACATGGCCGCCACCTACGCGGCGTTCCAGCGCGAGTTCGACCCCGAACTCGCCCCGTACCAGGCACGTCGCCCGCGTCAGGGCGGCCGCCGCTTCGACTTCAATTCCTAA
- a CDS encoding RRQRL motif-containing zinc-binding protein: MASLPVYSWRLAPDGLATRRQLRAAGLRPGGQDVAAQVERPRYRRGPLIAFLYRIELALPVRPMTPAKAAALAKANTARRTCPACRHDAGYVIPASLGTCVPCAYPDDVQRAA; encoded by the coding sequence ATGGCCTCGCTGCCCGTCTACTCCTGGCGGCTGGCCCCGGACGGGCTGGCCACGCGCCGTCAGCTCCGCGCCGCCGGCCTCCGGCCGGGCGGTCAGGACGTCGCCGCGCAGGTGGAGCGGCCCCGCTACCGGCGAGGGCCTCTGATCGCCTTCCTCTACCGGATTGAGCTCGCGCTGCCGGTCCGGCCTATGACCCCGGCGAAGGCTGCCGCCCTCGCGAAGGCGAACACGGCCCGCCGTACGTGCCCCGCCTGCCGCCACGACGCCGGGTACGTCATCCCGGCCTCGCTCGGCACGTGCGTGCCCTGCGCCTACCCCGACGACGTCCAGCGCGCCGCCTGA
- a CDS encoding AAA family ATPase: protein MSDQPHPSLRDLVLGRLAVSGLDSAARDLVAELLPEPRARSAGRAGPVYLRSISAAGWRGIGPATTLELTPGPGLTVVAGRNGSGKSSFAEAAEMVLTGDNFRWQDRTQVWKQGWRNLHDHSAPQVSVRLCLDGESDPLTVHRSWHGDGLDDSRTVVHRPGGPEQDPREVIDAEDLALYRPFLSYSELGAMINGRMSALHDALAQILGLDLLGDADNEARARAKKLTDTVTGAGDLVRAVSAELSESDDPRAAEALAALGGRLPDLDRLRGLLKGQVATDGAELARLRRLAALEGPDPREAAAAAARLREAAAVAEDARFTTAEDARQLIGLLERALDHRRRHPRSADCPVCGGESRLDEDWAEHAREQVERLRREAAEAQTARADLAAAVRAVHDLVQPVPGRLQGDASQLTSLWSEWAACRGVADPHELADRTERVVAALAEACRQLSEEAADRIAEQDGRWQPLALRLAECLREAERAEAARPLVKQIKDGRAWLRKVTDELREERLRPFADQSQTIWKLLCERSSVSLGPISLAGTANARKVVLDASVDTIDAPAFGVMSQGELHSLALSLFLPRATHRGSPFGFLVIDDPVQSMDPEKVEGLARVLHLHSQQRQVVVFTHDTRLQQAIHRLRVPATIMQVSRQTDSVVRVTRTDDPVTLALGEARAVAGDRNVPQDVADRVLPQMCRGALEAAYLEPARRRLRADGHGHDDIEARIGRTHKLTELAALAFYDSAMAPAEVLAAIAQDHGPWARTLIERCNAGAHQAPAPSVAPKDLVRETERLARAVQRR, encoded by the coding sequence GTGAGTGACCAGCCCCACCCCTCCCTCCGCGACCTGGTGCTCGGCCGCCTCGCCGTGTCCGGGCTGGACTCCGCGGCGCGGGACCTGGTGGCCGAACTGCTGCCCGAGCCGCGGGCCAGAAGTGCCGGGCGGGCAGGGCCGGTCTACCTGCGGTCGATCTCGGCGGCCGGCTGGCGCGGCATCGGACCGGCCACCACGCTGGAGCTCACACCGGGCCCCGGCCTCACCGTGGTCGCAGGCCGCAACGGTTCGGGGAAGTCGAGCTTCGCCGAGGCCGCCGAGATGGTGCTCACCGGAGACAACTTCCGCTGGCAGGACCGCACTCAGGTCTGGAAGCAGGGCTGGCGCAACCTGCACGACCACAGCGCTCCGCAGGTGTCGGTGCGGCTCTGCCTCGACGGCGAGAGCGATCCGCTGACCGTCCACAGGAGTTGGCACGGGGACGGCTTGGACGACTCCCGTACGGTCGTCCACCGGCCCGGCGGCCCCGAACAGGACCCGCGCGAGGTCATCGACGCCGAGGACCTGGCCCTCTACCGGCCGTTCCTCTCGTACAGCGAGCTCGGCGCGATGATCAACGGGCGGATGAGCGCCCTGCACGACGCGCTCGCGCAGATCCTCGGCCTGGACCTGCTCGGCGACGCCGACAACGAAGCCCGCGCCCGCGCGAAGAAACTCACCGACACCGTCACGGGAGCCGGAGACCTGGTCCGCGCCGTGAGCGCCGAACTGTCGGAGTCGGACGACCCGCGGGCCGCCGAGGCCCTGGCGGCGCTGGGCGGACGCCTGCCGGACCTCGACCGGTTACGCGGGCTGCTCAAGGGCCAGGTGGCGACCGACGGCGCCGAGCTCGCCCGCCTGCGCCGCCTCGCCGCCCTCGAAGGACCCGACCCGCGCGAGGCCGCGGCCGCGGCCGCCCGGCTCCGGGAGGCCGCCGCCGTTGCCGAGGACGCGCGTTTCACCACCGCCGAAGACGCCCGACAGCTGATCGGACTGCTGGAGCGCGCCCTGGACCACCGCCGCCGCCACCCGCGGTCCGCCGACTGCCCCGTGTGCGGCGGCGAAAGCCGCCTCGACGAGGACTGGGCCGAGCACGCCCGGGAACAGGTCGAACGGCTCCGGCGGGAGGCGGCCGAGGCGCAGACGGCACGCGCGGACCTGGCGGCCGCGGTGCGAGCCGTACACGACCTCGTCCAGCCGGTCCCGGGCCGGCTCCAGGGCGACGCTTCGCAGCTCACCTCCCTCTGGTCCGAGTGGGCCGCCTGCCGGGGAGTCGCCGATCCACATGAACTCGCGGACCGGACCGAGCGCGTGGTGGCCGCGCTGGCCGAGGCCTGCCGACAGCTGAGCGAGGAGGCCGCGGACCGGATCGCGGAGCAGGACGGCCGGTGGCAGCCCCTCGCCCTGCGCCTCGCCGAATGCCTCCGCGAGGCCGAGCGGGCGGAGGCCGCCCGTCCGCTCGTCAAACAGATCAAGGACGGCCGCGCGTGGCTGAGGAAGGTCACCGACGAACTGCGCGAGGAACGGCTGCGGCCCTTCGCCGACCAGTCGCAGACCATCTGGAAACTGCTGTGCGAACGCAGCAGCGTCTCGCTCGGCCCGATCAGCCTCGCGGGCACCGCCAACGCGCGCAAGGTCGTCCTCGACGCCTCCGTGGACACGATCGACGCGCCCGCCTTCGGCGTGATGAGCCAGGGCGAACTCCACTCGCTCGCGCTCTCCCTGTTCCTCCCGCGCGCCACGCACCGCGGCAGCCCCTTCGGCTTCCTGGTGATCGACGACCCCGTACAGTCCATGGACCCGGAGAAGGTCGAAGGGCTCGCCCGCGTCCTCCACCTCCACTCCCAGCAACGCCAAGTGGTCGTCTTCACCCACGACACCCGCCTCCAGCAGGCCATCCACCGGCTGCGCGTCCCCGCGACGATCATGCAGGTCTCCCGTCAGACCGACTCCGTCGTACGGGTCACCCGGACCGACGACCCCGTCACCCTCGCGCTCGGCGAGGCCCGAGCCGTGGCCGGTGACCGCAACGTGCCACAGGACGTCGCCGACCGGGTGCTGCCCCAGATGTGCCGGGGAGCGCTGGAAGCGGCGTACCTGGAGCCCGCACGGCGCCGGCTGCGCGCCGACGGCCACGGCCACGACGACATCGAGGCGAGGATCGGCAGGACGCACAAGCTCACCGAGCTGGCCGCGCTCGCCTTCTACGACAGCGCGATGGCACCGGCCGAGGTGCTCGCCGCGATCGCCCAGGACCACGGGCCGTGGGCGCGCACCCTGATCGAGCGGTGCAACGCGGGTGCCCACCAGGCTCCCGCCCCGTCCGTCGCCCCCAAGGACCTGGTCCGGGAGACCGAGCGGCTCGCCAGGGCGGTGCAGCGCCGGTGA
- a CDS encoding GntR family transcriptional regulator, with translation MRRKKEEGVSNPSPRGTYLTIAEALRARIAEGIYPDGLPSEAEIGREFGVARTTVRRALRALEEAGDVATVAGVGRRVAGGSQVAPYKRIMADLLDRILTGELPAGARLPSEAELSDSYGVSRGTVRRAVHELEAAGHVQARHGVGRFVSPTS, from the coding sequence ATGAGGCGGAAGAAGGAGGAAGGCGTGTCGAACCCGAGCCCGCGCGGGACGTACTTGACGATTGCGGAGGCCCTGCGGGCGAGGATCGCAGAGGGGATCTACCCGGATGGCCTTCCCTCCGAGGCTGAGATCGGGAGAGAGTTCGGCGTGGCACGCACGACCGTCCGCCGCGCTCTTCGCGCGCTGGAGGAAGCTGGCGATGTGGCCACCGTCGCCGGGGTTGGCCGACGGGTTGCTGGCGGCTCACAGGTCGCGCCGTACAAGCGGATCATGGCAGACCTGTTGGACCGCATCCTGACAGGCGAACTGCCCGCCGGTGCTCGCCTCCCCAGCGAGGCTGAACTCTCCGATTCGTACGGAGTCTCGCGGGGTACTGTCCGTCGCGCCGTACACGAACTGGAAGCCGCGGGGCACGTTCAAGCACGGCACGGAGTCGGGCGGTTCGTGAGCCCGACGTCCTGA
- a CDS encoding HNH endonuclease, whose amino-acid sequence MAKGLISRDDILKTLEEYDALGRDTFLDRYGYREASTYLLVHEDKEYDSKAIAGVAHKHQHGGPLTWQQFNGGLGEAVDWLKREGFKVVVSRNPKWTRDELILACDLVVRNGWEGLAAEDPRIAELSDLLQVLAAYPVEERAATYRNRNGAARKTYDIATHHPDYTGKRTNGGRLDLVVLQDFLDRPAEMAQAAQLLREGLKAGTLETVLAEDDDDAEDEASAPEGRVLYRRHRTRERNKGLRKKKIAAVLKAGGNLACEACGFDFALVYGERGEGYIECHHVVPLHEAGEGTTKLSDLALICSNCHRMIHRSAPWPTPAGLRDLVQRQVTSGVTTMPRPRLADRSVTGVR is encoded by the coding sequence ATGGCCAAGGGACTGATCTCGCGGGACGACATCCTCAAAACGCTGGAGGAGTACGACGCCTTGGGGCGCGACACCTTCCTCGACCGGTACGGCTACCGGGAGGCCAGCACCTACCTGCTGGTGCACGAAGACAAGGAGTACGACTCCAAGGCCATCGCTGGCGTTGCCCACAAGCACCAGCACGGCGGACCGCTCACGTGGCAGCAGTTCAACGGTGGCCTCGGCGAGGCGGTGGACTGGCTCAAGCGTGAGGGCTTCAAGGTCGTCGTCTCTCGCAATCCGAAGTGGACGAGGGACGAGCTGATCCTTGCCTGCGACTTGGTCGTGCGGAACGGGTGGGAGGGCCTCGCCGCGGAAGACCCTCGCATCGCAGAGCTCTCCGACCTCCTACAGGTCCTCGCCGCCTATCCCGTGGAAGAGCGGGCCGCCACCTACCGCAACCGCAACGGAGCGGCCCGGAAGACCTACGACATCGCGACGCATCACCCCGACTACACCGGGAAGCGCACGAACGGCGGCCGGCTGGACCTTGTCGTCCTCCAGGACTTCCTTGACCGGCCGGCCGAGATGGCCCAGGCCGCCCAGCTGCTCCGCGAAGGCCTGAAGGCCGGGACTCTTGAGACCGTCTTGGCCGAGGACGATGACGATGCCGAGGACGAAGCCAGCGCCCCTGAGGGACGCGTGCTGTACCGACGACACCGCACCCGTGAGCGCAACAAGGGGCTTCGAAAGAAGAAGATCGCCGCGGTCCTGAAAGCTGGCGGAAACCTCGCCTGCGAGGCATGCGGCTTCGACTTCGCACTGGTCTACGGCGAGCGCGGCGAGGGCTACATCGAGTGCCACCACGTAGTCCCGCTGCACGAGGCGGGCGAGGGGACGACGAAGCTCTCAGACCTGGCACTCATCTGCTCGAACTGCCACCGCATGATCCACCGCAGCGCACCATGGCCTACGCCTGCCGGGCTGCGCGACCTCGTTCAACGGCAGGTGACAAGTGGGGTGACCACCATGCCCCGCCCGAGGCTTGCAGACCGGTCGGTTACAGGCGTGCGGTAG